AAAGCAGCAAATAAGGCATTACTGTGCCTTCAGAAAATAGAATAAGGCACCACCACAGTGAAACAACTAACCTGAATGACCCCAAAAAGCTCCGATGAGAATATGAGGTCAAATAATGGTAGCATCTTTACTGTCTGTAACTTCCGCAGAAGTACATTATTTTAGATAATAGGACCTATTGGCTTGTCGTAACGTAAGATATAAGTCGAATATAATATTACAAGTAATTCATAAGTAAAAATTGTAACTATTTTGCTCCTGAGTTATGATTTGAGCTAAATCAGCTTCAGTTCAAAATGAAATTTTATCTATATGGCCGCACAGGGTTGAGTGTGGGGGGAGGTTATTTATATCGAACTGAACTTACATAACTCGTGCTCTACTCGAATGTAAAATCTAATTTCTCTGTACAGAAATCATTAAATTAGAATCAACACAcaataataatattaaaagtTCATAATAAACTGCAGAACTGAATACTAGTTCATAATAAACTTATGCAGCATTTATCATCAAGCTACATTGTGCAGGCATACTCTTAGTCAGTCTAGTAATCACCATAGAGAATGCAATCAGGGAAAGGAGGGAATTCCTTCTCTTCATAATCTATGTAATATTTGGATTCTTCCACGTAACAGCGATTGTCGGGTCTTGAACCTTCACAACGGAAGTCCTTAATTCGAGAAGCAAGATTACGTATGTCTTCACTATCCTCATCAAAGCCCACACAGTGACGAACATACAAAACTTCCAGTTCTTTGCACCCCAGCAATATCGTCTCCAGATCTGCCTCGTCAATGATGGCCTTGTCGAGAACTAAACACTTGATGGTTGCAAGTTTTTCAGCAATAGCATCAGCTACAAATTCATTGATATGCACGTCTTAAACAGAAAGACCAACGAAGCTCTTACATTGAAGGCTAATTTTGTCGATAATATCTAACATATAGTTGCAGTGTCGAGAGTATATCAAATCAGTAGACTTCCATTGAAGAAAAGAATCACCAAATGCAGCCCCGATCATGTCTTCCTCATCACCATCTAACGTATAACGATGCACTGCCAAATATTTCAATCCCGGACATCTGGAACATAATTTCAAACCAATGAATTAAACAAAACATAAATTTAACACTAGATAAAACTACAAACAGTACAAGTAATACTACATTTCAATTTAAACTACTCGAGTTCAGCAAAATCCTTACGTGTCAAGAACATACATAACATCCTCTATTGTAGCAAAAATCGGGGCCAGAAATGTAGTTGCACGTCCTAGGCTGCGGTTTACAACAAACTTCATCAATCTCGCAACATTCTTCTCATCTTCCAGCGCAGTTGTTAATCTCGATTCCTCGTAATTGAAGGGGAAAACAAGTTTTTGCCAACACAGAAGATTAAGGAGGGTGTAGTACCAATGCTTGCAAACAAGAGGAACATCGAAAAGCTTTGTCTCCAAATCTACTCTCTTAAGTACATTCACTAGACAATCATAGTTCAAATTCTCCCATTTTCTTTCTTCCATTTTTACTGCAAGTGACTAGTACAAGTTAATATTAATTGTACAAAAATCATAAATTAAATTAACAAATTTTTCATCTATATTTTTGTAATCTAAGCATAAAAGCAATATTGCAACAGATGTTACGATAAAAAAAAGACAAATTAGAAGGCTATTAGTATTAACAAATAATTGATGGGATAGCCTAGTGGTAAAGGTTTATGTCTCGGTCCGAGTTCGATTCTTGCTCATCGTTATACATCTTAACATAATAAGTACTATTATGTTATCTAAAATACATACCTGCAAATCCTGATGTCAATGCAAATAAGGGAGAGGAATCACAAGATCATTTTATTTGTATTTATGCTAACAAAACAGGCTTGACTCTTCGCTATGTATGGAGGGAAATGGAGTAAGTGAGCATTGAGAAGCGGAAAAGACGGGAGTCGAGGGTCACCGGCGCGAAAAAATTAAGTGCACTGTACTTTTTGCGCGGGATATTAAATTCATGgattttaaattcataatttcgcatatttttttaaaaatatattttcttgaaataaaattgaaaaataacgtGATATATTAAATTCAGAACTTTGcatactttttttaaaaaaattgttttcttCAAAAATAATTTGTGACCTTAAAATACGTGTAAAAAATTAAAAGCTTTATATTTTGGGACAAAATTATTTTTTACACCTTTTTCTTGGATAAGTGACGAATATAATTATTTCAAATACTCAAAAAACACACATTTCGATGATATTTTTGACCGTGTATATCAAATTTGGTATTATGGTATTATTTATGTATTGGAATTGAGTTTTATAATTTTGGTCTCATATTAGCAAGTCCAACAGTGTTTTAGTGGGttccttataaatattataaaatattaactcttagtgatttaagacatgattttgaatttCAACTCCAATAATGATCCGTATCTACCTTccttattattatattaataaatttaaaaaaaaatgaacaAAAAGTGGAACAAAGAGAGAGAGATgttaaaaaaaaatgaattttttattgTTAAAAATATAATAAGGAAGCACTAaaaatttcttaaaaataaataatgaaaCTCATGTATTAGTGATATAAGGAAGTACTAAGACATTGTTGCATTGCCATTTTTTGTCAAAATTCTTATAATTAAATTTAAGAGTTCATATAACGGAATTATTGAACTTGTTCTAAGGCTAGATATAGTTATGTACTTGCTCTAAATGTGTTGTGAACTAGTACATCCAATATAAGTAATGACTTACGAGTTACGGGCCTAGTGGTGAGCTGTGACATCGAATATAAGTAAGAACCGTAACAATGGGCCTAGTGGTTAAAAACTAGCTATGTGGTATATAGGTTTTTGTTTACCGAAATTTCATAATTTACTATTTTTTTCATTGTTAGCGGAGGTGCACGTATCTTGCAACCGATTATAAAAAATTATGTTCATGccatttttaaaatattaattttatatgtgagaattatatttttcttaatttttttaattttttttttaatctttctatattttttattttttttatccaTTAATCCGATTTTTGACCGATTTTCGTAAAAAACAATTTTAGTCTGATTTTCactttattaattgatttttttatcAAACAATGATTAATCGGCCAATTTTTAGAACAATCTTTTTAATACATGTTGTTATACTAGCGTTCTAGTGTTCCGAACCACGGGTTTGATCCCCTAttcttcattttattatttttgttgaattttgttttgctcttttattttttctttctttaAATTTCGGACCCCCTAATTTTTTTCCTAAGTCCACTACTGCACGTTTAAAATGTTTAAATTAAGTTTCCTACGATTAAAAAAAGGTAAGAGTGAAATTTTTTATATGTCACAATTACTAATATtcaattatttaaattttttatcaAACCATAAATCAATATGACGGTGAAGGAGAGAAACATTAGACGAAATGAGTAACATTTAACCTAGAGTTGTCATTGCTTGAAAAGttagtagtaatttgacaactTATTACAACAAAGGAGAGAAAGGTTCAAATTTGTATGGGAGAATGGTACTAAATTTTTTTTGTTCGGGCACGTGCTAAGTACTAAAACttataaaaattataagtttGAAGTGTTTTGATTGATTATTTGTTATAAATGCAGGGTTCACCATTATTAAGAAGTGTTGGTCaattaaaacaaattaaaattataaaaatttgtgtTTAAGAATTGTTGGTCaatcaaaacaaattaaaattataaaaatttgtgtTTAGTGTGTCAACGGCACACCACAGGCACACCACAGGAAAAACGTTTAAACAAATACGGCGTAATCATAATCTGCTGTTGCAATATTCATGCATGAACTGCAATCACCATAGACAATGTACTCAGGAAAAGGCAGATAATCTCTTTCGTCTTCATAACAGCGAGTATTGATCCCAGAACCTTCACAACTGAAGTCCTTAATTCCATACCCAAGTCTGCATATGAATTTATCATCTTCATCAAATCCCAGACATTCCCGAACGTACAACACTTCCAATCTTCAAAGGGGAGACTGCTGAAATTGTTACAATGCAGGCTAATTTTGTCGATGATTTGTAACATAGAGCTGCAGTCTCGATAATTTAACTGCAGAAAACAGGAGTCGTTTTCCTGCAAATCGACAAAAGTATATTTATCTTCATTATCATCGCTTAATGGACCAGAAGGCACTGCCAGAAACTTCAGTGCAGGACATCTGCAACACAAATTataaagaaaaaaaattacatatttaaatTTTGATGAATCTACAAGTCTTCAAGTTATGCTATATTTCAATTAACAGTACTGTAATTAAATTAAGTCATATTctcttttttttttgctaattgaTTTTTCACGTGCAAGTTGAACTCCTGACCTCCCGCAAGGGTACAAGAGCTTAACCATTAGACCAACACTTAGTTAGCTTATATTCTCTAATCTTACTTGTCTAAAACATCTAAGATGTCTGCTATTTTGGTAAACGAGGGGAGCACAATTGTAGTTGCATGCCCTTGGCTCCGGTCGACAACAAACTTGATTACTCCTGAGACATTCCCTCCACCTTGTAGGGCATATGCTAGTCTCGACTCGTTTCCGGCACGAGGAAAAACAAGATTTTGCCAACACAAAGGGTCAAGATTTGACTTTTGCATGTAATTTAAGTTGCATTGACTGAATATCTCAGTTAATTAGTATTTtactattttttaatttttttggtgAAAAAAAGTTTAAgagttaattatttattaaaaaaaataaaaataatcgaaagaaaaaaaatatactgtCAAGACACCTTAAAATACGCGTAAAAGTCAAACAGTACAAGTAATTTGGGATAGAGAGAGTAACTTCGGGGTTGAAGATTGAAAAACACAATAAAAATTCAAGCTAAAGACAACAGCTTATGGAAAAAAGAATGAGGACTACACTAGTATTTATTTTGAGCGTTGAGAAATGGAAAGTGCAGAAGATGATCAGTTTTTATTAGAGTTAAATGCATACGGTGTACCTCAAGTTTTCATATTATGCACTTTGTGTACCTCTGTTTTACTATCTAGCAACGTGTGTATCTGTAGTTGCAAGATTGTAGTCGAGTATGTACTTCCATTAGAACCATTTAACAGTGTTAAAGCACAGCTGTAAAGGAGGGGTGAAACAGTATTTTCAGCTCTTGGATCACACACATAGCAAGCTGCCTAGTTACTCGAGGTTTTAAACTAATTTGTTATGTAAAGTTTCTTTGACTGAAATTTAGGGTTTCTATATTTACTACTGTGTGTTTTGCAAATGAAGTCCGCAAGCACAGAAGAGAGAACCGTAAATACAATTTCAAAGAAAAAGCTTAAGGGCCAGGGGCCTGATTGCTGGATACTACTCTCCATTGATGTCTGTTAAAGTATTTTTATTAAGTCTATTGATAGCTTATTAGATAATAGAAATGTGATAAGTAGACTAGTTCTTGATATGATAGTTTTTAGTTGGTTATGATATGAACATTAGCTTATCATAACTAACTCCGTCTCTTCTGTATAAAACAAAGCATACAGCCTTTTTGTAATTCACTTTTTCTGAAATGTAATTTTAGCTTTAGTTAGTCTTCATCTTCTACATTCTCTTTACACTTTTGTTTCAGTTCATCAATGGTGAATATACAGGGATGttaaaatggtatcagagcttatagATTCCGCAAAGCAAACACAACGAGCTGTTATTTCGTAGATCGTAGTTGAAATCACGATCTTTTCTCTCTCAATCTCCCtcgatctctctctctctgcaacgTCTCTTGTTGTTCGTGATTCTCCATAGTTTTACATGAATAACGGTGTTTTCTCTTCTTTATCCCGTGCATAATCTTCTCGTTTTTCATTTTTTTCGCAATCGTTTTCTTGATACAACTTAGATCTTCTTTTCGATTTGATTGTTGATGAAATTCTAGCAGTTGTACTTCAATTGTGCCATATTAATGTCCTTTAAGCACACAAGTAAGACGTATTCTTATGCTAATGCAGTTTTAGGCTTTAATAACAACACTATGAGTACACCTTCTGGATCTGTTGATCCAAATGATCGTCAACAACAACATTCTTCACCGAATGATAGTGTTCAATCAATAGAGAATAATGCTCATCCACTATTTCTACACAACAATGATCAACCTGGCATGATTTTGATTTCAAAGAAACTTTTAGGTACAGAAAACTATGCCACCTGGAAACGTTCTATGCAAATTGCTTTGTCTGCTAAGAACAAATTAGTCATTGTTAATGGAGTTTTTGTGGCTCCCAGTGTTGATTCACCACTGTTTGCTCATTGGAAATGAGTAAATGATATGGTGATAACATGGATACTAAATACAGTGTCTGATGAAATTAGCAGCAGTATGAATTATATGGATGATGCTTGCAGTGTTTGGAATGAATTGAATGAACGTTTTGCTGTAGTTAGTGGTCATAAAATCTACGAGACTCAGCGTGATCTAGTCAAACTAGAGCAAGGTACTGATTCTGTTGAACTTTACTTCCACAAATTGAAAGGCTATTAGGATGAATTAAGAGTTTTAGAACCTGTCATCAAATGTAACTGTGGTGCTATCAAAGAATGGGAAGCACAAATTGAAAAAACAAGGTTGATTCAGTTTCTCATGGGTCTGCATTCCAGTTTCACTGCTGCCAGAGGTCAGTTACTTATGATGAATCTATGGCCAACTGTTAATCAAGCTTTTATACTTATCAAACAAGAGGAAAGACAGAGACAAACTCATTCTACAGTTACAACTCATATCTCTATGATGGTTAACCTTCCCAAGCATACTAATGCTATTAGCTTTCCTTCTTCCAAGTTTTCTTCTGACATGAATGCTGTTGAGTGTTCTCATTGTCATGTCAAGGGACATACTAAAGAAAAGTGTTACAGATTAGTTGGATACCCTTCTGACCATCCTTTTCACCCTAATAACAAAGGAAGAAGGAAAACTACCTACAATCCAAAATTTCAGAATCATCAGAAAGACAATCTATATGCTCCAGTCTCAGGTCAGGCTTCCCAAGCTTCCCAGATGTCAAGCAATGTTCAATCTCAAATGCAGGTTCAAATGGAAGCTTTACAAAACCAAATGCATACTCTTCTTGAATCATTGAACAAAGATAAGACAGCTACTGCACATTCACAATCATCTTCTTACAATTTCTCTGCTAATATAGCATGTACTGCTTTCTCTTTTCACTCTTCTGTGAACATTGCAAGAAACGTCTGGATTATTGACACAGGAGCGACAAATCATATGTGCTGCAGTCTTGATTTCATGCATGATGTTGTTTTGATTAATCCACCTTTATCTGTTAATTTTCCCAATGGAACAGTTGTTTCAGTAACACACACTGGTTCTGTCACGCTACATTTTATTTCTGTAGTGCTTAAGGATGTTTTATTCATTCCTTCTTTTGCTTTTAATTTGTTTTCTGTCAGCAAATTATCTTCTCAATTAACTTGTTCTGTATTTTTTACCCCAACTACCTGTTATATGCAGGACCAAGCCCAGAAGGAGGTATTGGTTCTTGGTAGTATTTCAGGTGGTTTATATCAATATATCAACATCTCTCCGCAATCTGCTGTTCTAAATGTGTCACATGATAATTCTCATGTTCTATGGCATAAAAGACTAGGTCATGTGCCATTTTCAGTTTTATCAAAAATTCCAGATCTTAATGTACAATTTGTCCATTGGCAAAACAATGCAAATTGCCTTTTCCTTCAAGTCAATTTGAATCTTTAGCTTGTTTTGATTTGTTACATTGTGATGTTTGGGGTCCATACAGGACTCCCACTTGCAATGGTTGCAGATTTTTTTTGACtcttgtagatgatttttcaagagcaaTATGGACTATTTTGATTCTTACTAAGCATCACGTGATTCAGTGTTTGAAAGATTTTTTTGCTTATGTTGAAAAACAATTTCATACTTCTGTCAAATGCATAAAAACAGATAATGGTGAAGA
This sequence is a window from Apium graveolens cultivar Ventura chromosome 9, ASM990537v1, whole genome shotgun sequence. Protein-coding genes within it:
- the LOC141687212 gene encoding uncharacterized protein LOC141687212, producing MEERKWENLNYDCLVNVLKRVDLETKLFDVPLVCKHWYYTLLNLLCWQKLVFPFNYEESRLTTALEDEKNVARLMKFVVNRSLGRATTFLAPIFATIEDVMYVLDTCPGLKYLAVHRYTLDGDEEDMIGAAFGDSFLQWKSTDLIYSRHCNYMLDIIDKISLQCKSFVGLSV